One Ranitomeya variabilis isolate aRanVar5 chromosome 4, aRanVar5.hap1, whole genome shotgun sequence genomic window, acaagcagggttagcggaAGACGTAGAGCTAACCAGATGATACCGGGTATACGGGTAAGAGCTGGTACCGGTGTGACTGGCGTTGTATGGAGAGGTAGATGGCTGACTGACGGGACGAGATGGGATTGCTTAGATTGAACAGTTATCgtccaggatagccgggtaacaggtagctgatgatctgtggaaacagacagtataagcggagttttttgcaaaaaaacgtatcaactaaataccctgttttctttacatcttttgactagcacttgcttattactgtgatttttttacaacagagtatttttgacctcactgtgcttttttgtgtcttcaagttttctggtggtgtgaacaggttcctacagacttgttcagtgtgcaagtagcccatgtgtttctggttctataattgttctcttgtttctacaagactggggagtccaccactcctctgtgggtcatttgcatttaagctgttccatcctgcatgtccacatgtatatttttttctctctgaaccctgcttatacaggtactatacagataatcaggttttaaatacatcagatagggattgcatacattagttaggactgctctataagggtataccttggcgatttggtggagcagctcagtatacatttttttgcaaaaaaagtatcaactaaataccctgttttctttacatcttttgactagcacttgcttattactgtgatttttttacaacagagtatttttgacctcactgtgcttttttgtgtcttcaagttttctggtggtgtgaacaggttcctacagacttgttcagtgtgcaagtagcccatgtgtttctggttctataattgttctcttgtttctacaagactggggagtccaccactcctctgtgggtcatttgcatttaagctgttccatcctgcatgtccacatgtatatttttttctctctgaaccctgcttatacaggtactatacagataatcaggttttaaatacatcagatagggattgcatacattagttaggactgctctataagggtataccttggcgatttggtggagcagcttagtatacatttttttgcaaaaaaacgtatcaactaaataccctgttttctttacatcttttgactagcacttgcttattactgtgatttttttacaacagagtatttttgacctcactgtgcttttttgtgtcttcaagttttctggtggtgtgaacaggttcctacagacttgttcagtgtgcaagtagcccatgtgtttctggttctataattgttctcttgtttctacaagactggggagtccaccactcctctgtgggtcatttgcatttaagctgttccatcctgcatgtccacatgtatatttttttctctctgaaccctgcttatacaggtactatacagataatcaggttttaaatacatcagatagggattgcatacattagttaggactgctctataagggtataccttggcgatttggtggagcagctcagtatacatttttttgcaaaaaaagtatcaactaaataccctgttttctttacatcttttgactagcacttgcttattactgtgatttttttacaacagagtatttttgacctcactgtgcttttttgtgtcttcaagttttctggtggtgtgaacaggttcctacagacttattcagtatgcaagtagcccatgtgtttctggttctataattgttctcttgtttctacaagactggggagtccaccactcctctgtgggtcatttgcatttaagctgttccatcctgcatgtccacatgtatatttttttctctctgaaccctgcttatacaggtactatacagataatcaggttttaaatacatcagatagggattgcatacattagttaggactgctctataagggtataccttggcgatttggtggagcagcttagtatacatttttttgcaaaaaaacgtatcaactaaataccctgttttctttacatcttttgactagcacttgcttattactgtgatttttttacaacagagtatttttgacctcactgtgcttttttgtgtcttcaagttttctggtggtgtgaacaggttcctacagacttgttcagtgtgcaagtagcccatgtgtttctggtagtATAAGCGGAGTACTAGCAAAAGAACTTCAGAAACAGGAGCACGTGCAGACAGGAACCGGaagtaagcaacagtggatacttgttgctccggcaccctccctatggtggaggggctagaaatagtgatcACTAACACACCATTTGTCAGAAGTACTTTTGGAAAATGCACGCTGTTTCTTCAAGAGACCGGGAGTGAGCGCACGCGCGACTTAAGTACTCTGCTTGGGAACTTGCTGGCTGCGTGCCAGGAAGCAGCTGAGAGGAGAAGATGTATCCAGAGtgcgtggagccggcacagagcgggagtcccgacggggaccctgGGAAGGTACCGGAGCTGGACCGGGTGTAACACCATGCACACCATTGTTATTCACAGTCCTCCCCATAGTGGGCTCATGATCATTATCATTAGCTAATGTGAGAGAGACCTTTGCTTAGAGGTTACCTTGGGTCTCTTTATGATCAACTTGTTAACCTTGTTTTTTGGGGTGATCTTTGTTGATTGACTACTTCAGAGTAgggtaaaattgtctggaatatcCTCTTTCATGCATAGCCTTTCTAACTTCAGATTGGTGAAGTCCAAAGTTGATAAATATAGTTTAGTAACTTTCTATAACCTGAGGAAGCTCAACAACTCTTCTGAGAAATATCCTATATTCATGTCACAACATGATGCACTTCCACAAATATGTATTGTGAAGACTGATAGATCTCTGTTTTTTAAATAACACTGGTCCCTCACTCACACCTAATTGTCATCTCATTGATTGAAAACAACTGTCTCTAAGTTGAATTGGGACTTGCCTCCCTTTTAATATGTGGTGTCAGCTTTGAGCATGTTTGGTGTGGGAATGGTTGGGGGTGCGTCAATGTGCTCAATCTGTAACCTGAGTGAGGGGCAAGTGTGAGTTTGAGCTGTAGAGTGACGTGGACCCATATAGTCAGCCTCATCCGACGTCATGGCaaaggctaagggtaccgtctcacagtggcacttttgtcgctacgacggtacgttccgtgacgttccagcgatatccatacgatatcgctgtgtctgacacgcagcagcgatcagggaccctgctgagtatcgtacatcgtagcagatcgtttggaactttctttcgtcgctggatctcccgctgtcatcgctggatcgttgtgtgtgacagcgatccagcgatgcgttcgcttgtaaccagggtaaaaatcgggttactaagcgcagggccgcgcttagtaacccgatgtttaccgtggttaccagcgtaaaagtaaaaaaaaaaaaaacagtacatacttacattccggtgactgtcccccggcgttctgcttctctgcactgtgagcgccggccagccggaaagcgagcacagcggtgacgtcaccgctgtgctttccggctggcgcagacagtggagagaagcagaacgccgggggacagacaccggaatgtaagtatgtactgttttttttttttttacttttacgctggtaaccacggtaaacatcgggttactaagcgcggccctgcgcttagtaacccgatgtttaccctggttacccggggacttcggcatcgttggtcgctggagagctgactgtgtgacagctccccagcgaccacacaacgactttccaacgatcacggccaggtcgtatcgctggtcgtgatcgttggtaaatcgttatgtgagacggtacccttagtgaaggCCTGACCGTGACAGTGACTATGATTGAATTGTTTGTTATAAGGTGGGCAAGACGGTGCACATAACTGGATGTAGTGGTCATGTGAAGCCGGTAAAATACTCCAGAGATTTTTAACATGGGATTTTTATGATTTTACATCTGCTCAttttctccccattcaggtccctacaatattgcAAGTTATCAGTAGAGATTTGCTATATAAAATAATTTTCCTGATTTGCCAGTCAAGGATGGATACGGATAGGGATAAGGTGGCCGAGAgtttattacacctcaccctagagatcctcttccggcttactggagaagtGAGATAttatgatgacgtcacattacatcattatctatgggaataacatatggacagaactggagaggtgaggactctggaaatgtctgtagtgaggtttattaatgtgtctctccataaccaggcccctgtgtctgaggaatggggaagaaccctgagcccaatcacagggcctccacctcatcccctgatacatgaggacatcaatgaccagaagatcctagaactcacctacaagatgattgagttgctgactggagaggtgacactgctgggaatgctgggacattatacagtaacactatggagggatcgggggatgacggtatcattgtatgtgtcaggttcctataagatgtcaggatgtcaccgtctatttctccatggaggagtgggagtatttagaaggatacaaagatctgtacaaggacgttttCATGGAGGTTCCACAGTCCCTCATATCACCAGGTAATagataggactaaatacacacggtctATAATTatgtgtatgtaaagaatgaattcagtccctgtatgtgttttctACAGATCTAtcgagtaagaggacaacaccagaaagatgtccccatcctcttcttccacatgactgtaaacaagaagatcccaatattcctcaggatcatcaggtagatggagagtttGTCTCATGAAATGTCCTCTATGatatgtagacggctgtgaaggttttgtattcagtcttgttttatcAATTTATCGAAGACTGacaatcacttccaaacagaaaacaggtttgAACAGATGCATACAAAGAGTAGCTATTTCCATATATAACTAAcagataaagttgcactctgtaatgctatagcatacaaacatgaaatatatgaaattggaagtgcattactgctatagaaaataggaaaaaacaatGATACTTAGCGCATAAACTGGCTAATTCATGTATGCCTAGCAGTCACGACAAGGCGATCCTCTTTGCTGGGAGCCTAACCTAATGTGATTCCTCTCCTGGTGCTTACTAGTACCCAATTTTTCCTCTGCCTATGTGATCCCTCTCCATAATATAAGCATTTCCATAAAGTCCCCCTCACATAGCCattctccataatattccccccaCATTGCCCCACTCCATACCATACCCCCACAGACTATAAACCTCTTTATAATAACCCCCATAGTGACACACTCCAGAATATCCTCTCCACATACACAATGAGCCTCTCCATTACATCTTACTCCACCCACAGTGCCACTCTCCCTAATATCCCCACACATAGTGCCCCACTCCATAATATACACCCTACACTGATCCTCTCTAAATATTCACCAAAACTGCCCCTTTCAAAAATATTTCCTCCACACTGCTACCCTCTTGTTAAAGTGTCagattggcgccgttatactgattgcaatgataccttggttgatgaaatctgtcttgtggttgctgtgtaatctcagttttgagttaatgatatgctcgtgctccggggcgggcctgtgggggtcttcatgtggtgattAGGTATTCTTCTGTAtgtcttctgacaggtcactgatccctctgtgacctgccccctattttacataatgaatattatatacattgaaaaaaaaatcaccttcggCAGGCGGGTGCCGGCGTCTGCGCAGCAGCATAATTGCATGTATAATGTTCATTAAAGTATTTATGAAAAAAGGGTTATTCCAGGCACCAAGTTCCAGCATTTAGTGTGTTGAGTTGACGCTACCAGAATCCTCTTGATTATCTTCGCAGGATCTCTTCTGGATGGTTCAAACTCTTAAAGTGCATATAGTGAAATGTCAAAATCTAAAAAGAAATGCAACACCCACCCGATCGTCTTTCAACTTGTGGTTTATTCCGTCACACAGAAAACTTAGTTACATGCGGAGGTGCAGGTGGACGGACATCCATCAGGTCTTCTATTCTTATGAACTACTCCCCTGACACATGCACCTCCGCATGTAACTGTGTTTTCTGTATAACGGATTAAACCACAAGTTGAAACATAatcgggtgagtgctgcatttctttttagattttgacgtttcattaaaatatttaacTTGCTTCTATAAATGAATTGATTTTAAaaaatctgtctcaaaatggccccggccgtgcctgcgcagtagaTTTATACAAGCAAGTTAAAGAATTtaatgcacattacacatgcgatcatgctacagcgcaggttgcctgctgaaggtgatttatttattttttcaatatatataatattcattatgtaaactagggggcaggtcaccaagggatcagtgacctgtcagaagccatactcatgaatatctaagcagagcaccacatgaagacacccCCACAGTCCCACCCCGgatcacaagcatatcattaactcaatcctgctgacaggttacctttaacccctttacccccaagggtggtttgcacgttaatgaccgggccaatttgtaccattctgaccactgtccctttatgaggtaataactccgggaacgcttcaacggatcttggagattctgagaatgttttctcgtgacatattgtacttcatgatagtggtaaaatttcttcggtatagcttgggtttatttgtgtaaaaaatggaaatttgacaaaaattttgaaaattttgtaattttcaaactttaaatttttatgcccttaaaacagagaaatacagtacagaccaaaagtttggacacaccttctcatttaaagatttttctgtattttcatgactatgaaaattgtacattcacactgaaggcatcaaaactatgaattaacacatgtggaattatatacttaacaaaaaactgcctcctttagctttgatgactgctttgcacactcttggcattctcttgattgagcttcaagaggtagtcaccgggaatggttttcacttcacaggtgtgccctgtcaggtttaataagtgggatttcttgccttataaatggggttgggaccatcagttttgttgtgcagaagtctggtggatacacagctgttatgatccttagtggttgaggatcacaaattactccagctaagtaacatacatagggcaagctctagggaggtggccaactggactgaccgcaaatctgaacctatccaaacacactagaagtagccggtgaacgtgcctaaaaaatcctagacgtctcgagccagcctgaggaactaactacccctagagagaaagaaagacctctcttgcctccagagaaataatccccaaagaaatagaagcccccaacatataataacggtgaggtaagaggaaggcacatacacaggggtaaaaacagatttagcaaatgaggcccactaacactagatagcagaaaatagtaaaggggtctgtgcggtcagtaaaaaacccttacaaaatatccacactgagatttcaagaacccccgcaccaactaacggtgtgggggggagaaactcagtcccctagagcaaccagcaagtgaggaaatcacattttagcgagctggactaaaaacataataaatgctgataatcaaaaaatgatcaaacaaaaacttagcttgtcttggagagactgggagcaaggtagtcacaaggaatctgaagagcactgaatacattgagagcaggcaaggaactgagtatccaggtgaactaaataggaaacccaaccaaggataacgaaccagctgatgcgccaacctgcagaaagacaacactacacagtaccgcttgtgaccactagagggagcccaaaaacagagttcacaacagtaccccccccttgaggaggggtcaccgaaccctcatcaagacccccagggagatcaggatgagccgcgtggaaggcacgaaccaaatcggccgcatgaacatcagaggcgacaacccagaaattatcctcctgaccatagctcttccacttcaccaaatactgaagcctccgtctagagatacgagaatccaaaatcttctccaccacgtactccaatttgccctcgaccagcaccggagcaggaggctcaacagaaggaactacaggtaccacatacttccgcaacaaagacctatggaacacattatgaatggcaaacgatgctgggagatccaaacgaaaagacaccgggttaaggatttccaagatcttataaggaccgatgaagcgaggcttgaatttaggagaggagaccttcataggaacataccgagaagacagccacaccaaatccccaacacgaagtcggggacccacaccgcggcggcggttggcaaagcgctgagccttctcttgtgacaacctcaaattgtccaccacatggttccaaatctgctgcaacctatccaccacagaatccacccgaggacagtcagaaggctcaacctgacccgaggaaaaacgaggatggaaaccagaattgcagaaaaaaggcgaaaccaaagtagcagaactagcccgattattaagggcaaactcggccaatggcaaaaaagtcacccaatcatcctgatcagcagaaacaaaacatctcaaataagtttccaacgtctgattagtttgctcggtttggccattagtctgaggagggaaggccgacgaaaaagacaaatcaatgcccatcttagcacaaaaagtccgccaaaacctggacacaaactgggatcctctatcagacacaatattttcaggaatgccatgcaagcgaaccacattctgaaaaaatagaggaaccaaatcagaggaagaaggcaacttaggcaagggcaccaaatggaccatcttggaaaaacgatcacacaccacccagatgacagacattttctgagataccggaagatccgaaataaaatccatggaaatgtgcgtccaaggccttttcggaataggcaaaggcaaaagcaaaccgctggcacgagaacagcaaggcttagcccgagcacaaatcccaaaagactgcacaaaggaacgaacatcccgcgacaaggaaggccaccagaaggacctagccaccaaatctctggtaccaaaaatcccaggatgacccgccaacaccgaagaatgaacctcggaaataactctgctggtccatctatccgggacaaacagtctctctggtggacaacggtcaggtctatccgcctgaaatttctgcagcactcgtcgcaaatctggggaaatggcagacaaaatcactccctctctgagaataccagccggctcagaaactcccggagagtcaggcacaaaactcctagaaagtgcatcagctttcacgttcttcgaaccaggcagatatgagaccacgaagttgaaacaggagaaaaacaacgaccaacgagcctgtctaggattcaggcgcttggcagattcaaggtaaatcagatttttgtgatcagtcaagaccaccacacgatgtttagctccttcgagccaatgtcgccactcctcaaatgcccacttcatagccaacaactcccgattaccaacatcataattccgctcggcaggcgaaaactttcttgaaaagaaggcacatggtttcatcacagagccatcagagcttctctgcgacaaaacagcccctgctccaatctcagaagcatcaacctcgacctggaaggggagagagacatctggctgacataagactggagctgaagaaaaccggtgcttcagctcccgaaaggcctccacggccgcaggagaccaattagtcacatcaaaacccttcttggtcaaatccgtcaaaggtttaaccacgctagaaaaattagcgatgaaacgacaataaaaattagcaaaacccaagaacttctgaagactcttaacagacgtgggctgagtccagtcatgaatagcctggaccttgactgggtccatctccacagtagaaggagaaaaaataaaacccaaaaaggagaccttctgtactccgaagaggcattttgagcccttcacaaataaagcattagcacgcaggacctgaaacaccatcctgacctgcttcacatgggactcccaatcatcagaaaagaccaaaatgtcatccagataaacaatcataaatttatccagatattctcggaagatgtcatgcatgaaagactgaaacacagaaggagcattagagagtccaaaaggcatcaccaagcactcaaaatggccttcaggcgtattaaatgctgttttccattcatctccctgcttaatgcgcacaaggttatacgcaccacggagatctatcttggtgaaccaactggcacccttaatccgagcaaacaaatcagacaatagtggtaaaggatactgaaatttgactgtgattttattcagaagacgataatctatacaaggtctcaacgaaccgtccttcttggaaacaaaaaaaaaatcctgcaccaagaggggaagaggatgggcgaatatgtcccttctccaaagactcctttatataactccgcatcgcggcatgctctggtatagacagattaaaaagtcgtcccttagggaatttactaccaggaattaaatttatagcacagtcacaatccctatgagggggcagggcactggacctgggttcatcaaatacatcctggtagtcagacaaaaactcagggacctcagaaggagtggaagaagcaatagacaccaacggaacatagccatcaattccctgacaaccccaacttgacacagacatagctttccaatctaaaactggattatgagcctgcagccatggcagacccaaaacgacaacatcatgcaaattatgcagaacaagaaagcgaatcacctcctgatgtacgggagtcatgcacatggtcatttgcgtccaatactgaggcttattctcagccaatggcgtagcatcaattcccctcagaggaataggaaattccaaaggctccaggacaaaaccacagcgcctggcaaac contains:
- the LOC143768144 gene encoding gastrula zinc finger protein XlCGF66.1-like, with protein sequence MDTDRDKVAESLLHLTLEILFRLTGEAPVSEEWGRTLSPITGPPPHPLIHEDINDQKILELTYKMIELLTGEVPIRCQDVTVYFSMEEWEYLEGYKDLYKDVFMEVPQSLISPDLSSKRTTPERCPHPLLPHDCKQEDPNIPQDHQCIVCIIKWHPSQRVCILHL